Proteins encoded by one window of Raphanus sativus cultivar WK10039 unplaced genomic scaffold, ASM80110v3 Scaffold1870, whole genome shotgun sequence:
- the LOC130504893 gene encoding uncharacterized protein LOC130504893: MKVFLWSMIQKALPLGEQLQQRGIRADAFCYKCKGVESAMHIFFECPFAKEVWSLVPITQVVHLATCINLKDTIVAFRQVICLPPTGVSNNILPWICWAIWTARNMAIFENRTLSPEEVASKGIRLAREWSYAQPQKQTTGKKVPNPQRRIHDPAESSRVMTCKT, encoded by the coding sequence ATGAAGGTCTTCTTATGGTCAATGATCCAAAAAGCATTACCGCTTGGAGAACAATTACAACAAAGAGGTATACGAGCCGATGCATTTTGCTATAAATGCAAAGGAGTAGAGTCAGCGATGCATATCTTTTTTGAATGTCCATTTGCAAAAGAGGTTTGGAGTTTGGTTCCAATCACACAGGTAGTTCACCTAGCTACATGTATAAATCTCAAGGACACGATCGTAGCCTTCCGACAAGTCATTTGCCTCCCCCCGACAGGAGTATCAAACAACATACTCCCCTGGATTTGTTGGGCAATCTGGACGGCTCGTAACATGGCGATCTTCGAGAACAGAACTCTCTCGCCTGAAGAAGTAGCAAGCAAAGGAATTAGACTAGCTAGAGAGTGGTCATATGCGCAACCGCAGAAACAAACTACAGGGAAGAAAGTACCTAATCCACAGCGACGCATCCACGATCCAGCGGAATCATCGAGGGTGATGACATGCAAAACCTGA